From one Triticum urartu cultivar G1812 chromosome 3, Tu2.1, whole genome shotgun sequence genomic stretch:
- the LOC125545790 gene encoding uncharacterized protein LOC125545790 isoform X1, with protein sequence MGANRRRKSPSPRPSPATLRNGSTAHRRAAPAAPDQFGSRGWWTRPCCCRRRLAAPHWPSQASSMDLRGQGVSIGTSDMLLHLLRWTTSNIASSCTYGLKKTNGNEEEKNSNIIICESNKHLGGVNALLGLTSNQ encoded by the exons ATGGGAGCTAATCGGCGCAGGAAATCCCCGTCCCCGCGTCCGAGCCCCGCCACCCTCCGCAACGGCTCGACCGCCCATCGACGCGCTGCCCCCGCGGCGCCCGACCAGTTCGGCTCTCGCGGCTGGTGGACGCGCCCTTGCTGTTGCCGACGCCGGCTCGCTGCGCCGCACTGGCCCTCACAAGCGTCTTCT ATGGACTTGAGAGGTCAAGGAGTTTCCATTGGGACATCGGACATGCTCCTCCATCTCCTCCGGTGGACGACATCCAACATCGCCAG TTCATGCACTTATGGACTGAAGAAAACAAATGGAAATGAAGAAGAAAAGAATAGCAATATTATCATATGCGAG TCTAACAAACATCTTGGAGGTGTGAATGCTTTGTTGGGTCTGACAAGTAATCAATAA
- the LOC125545790 gene encoding uncharacterized protein LOC125545790 isoform X2 has product MGANRRRKSPSPRPSPATLRNGSTAHRRAAPAAPDQFGSRGWWTRPCCCRRRLAAPHWPSQASSVDGLERSRSFHWDIGHAPPSPPVDDIQHRQGLGEIVSEPLMKVLLR; this is encoded by the exons ATGGGAGCTAATCGGCGCAGGAAATCCCCGTCCCCGCGTCCGAGCCCCGCCACCCTCCGCAACGGCTCGACCGCCCATCGACGCGCTGCCCCCGCGGCGCCCGACCAGTTCGGCTCTCGCGGCTGGTGGACGCGCCCTTGCTGTTGCCGACGCCGGCTCGCTGCGCCGCACTGGCCCTCACAAGCGTCTTCTGTTG ATGGACTTGAGAGGTCAAGGAGTTTCCATTGGGACATCGGACATGCTCCTCCATCTCCTCCGGTGGACGACATCCAACATCGCCAG GGTTTGGGGGAGATTGTCAGCGAGCCACTGATGAAAGTCCTTTTGCGATGA